In Polynucleobacter ibericus, a genomic segment contains:
- a CDS encoding SDR family oxidoreductase: protein MSLMQSFGKPSILIIGCGDIGLRVAKQLSRSHRVYALTSQQNRFQELREVGAIPILGNLDHPESLWRLSGLAQTVIHLAPPQNGGNRDCRTRNLLRILAQGSNVVRRLIYISTTGVYGDHRGGKVNEVTQVSPQSERAQRRVDAERALRLWAPAHGVALTILRVPGIYAADRLPIERLQAKTPALLSEEDAYSNHIHSDDLARLVCAAVYHGKPQRIINACDGGETKMGDYFDEVADAFGLERPARLPGSELQKIVSPMLWSFMRESRRVTNTRLHELKTPLRYPSVGHFLKTISKNP from the coding sequence ATGTCACTTATGCAATCTTTTGGTAAACCTTCAATCCTGATTATTGGCTGCGGCGACATCGGTCTTCGGGTGGCTAAACAGCTCTCACGAAGTCATCGCGTATACGCACTCACTTCTCAACAAAATCGCTTTCAGGAGTTGAGGGAGGTTGGCGCGATTCCTATTTTGGGTAATCTGGATCATCCAGAGTCTTTGTGGCGCCTAAGTGGTTTAGCTCAAACCGTGATTCATTTGGCGCCACCTCAAAATGGTGGAAATCGTGATTGCCGAACCCGCAACCTACTTAGAATTTTAGCCCAAGGCTCTAATGTCGTCAGGCGCCTGATCTATATCAGTACTACAGGCGTATATGGCGACCACAGGGGTGGCAAAGTGAACGAAGTAACCCAAGTGAGCCCACAAAGTGAGCGCGCTCAAAGAAGGGTGGACGCAGAGCGGGCGCTCCGTTTATGGGCGCCAGCCCATGGAGTGGCTTTAACGATTCTGCGTGTGCCAGGAATTTATGCCGCTGACCGTTTGCCGATTGAGCGCTTACAGGCGAAAACGCCAGCGTTGTTGTCTGAGGAGGATGCTTACTCCAATCATATTCATAGTGATGATCTCGCAAGGCTGGTATGTGCGGCGGTTTATCACGGTAAGCCACAACGCATCATTAACGCTTGCGATGGCGGTGAAACCAAAATGGGTGACTACTTTGATGAAGTTGCAGATGCTTTTGGCCTGGAAAGACCAGCTCGATTGCCTGGTAGCGAGCTACAAAAAATTGTGAGCCCGATGCTTTGGTCTTTCATGCGTGAATCACGCAGAGTAACGAACACGCGTTTGCATGAACTCAAAACACCACTACGCTATCCCAGCGTAGGACATTTTCTAAAAACTATTTCCAAGAATCCTTAA
- a CDS encoding CDP-6-deoxy-delta-3,4-glucoseen reductase, with protein sequence MSYQVTLKTSGKQFTVNPDENLLEAALRQGINLPYGCKNGACGSCKGKVLEGQVTHGQHSESALSKTDETAGGILFCCSHPQSDLLIEAREVQGTGDIAIRKVPCRVNSISKPSGDVAILKLQLPAAERFQFLAGQYLEFLLKDGQRRAYSIANAPEQEGPLELHIRHLPGGLFTDFVFGAVTPALKEKDILRFEGPLGSFFLREDSKKPIIFVAAGTGFAPIKSIIEQMQAKKIARPIHLYWGGRRPSDLYLDDLCKVWEQEIADFKYIPVISDGLAEDNWQGRTGFVHQAAMADHPDMKDFQVYACGAPVMVNAARDDFSSKCHLPEEEFFADSFTSAADLATA encoded by the coding sequence GTGTCTTATCAAGTCACGCTCAAAACGAGCGGCAAACAATTTACCGTTAATCCAGATGAAAATCTCCTGGAGGCCGCCCTGCGTCAAGGCATCAACCTTCCCTACGGCTGTAAAAATGGGGCTTGTGGCTCCTGCAAAGGAAAGGTTTTAGAGGGTCAGGTAACTCATGGTCAACATAGCGAAAGCGCTCTCAGCAAGACCGATGAAACCGCTGGCGGCATTCTGTTTTGTTGCTCCCATCCCCAGTCTGACTTACTCATTGAAGCTCGTGAAGTTCAAGGGACTGGCGATATTGCAATTCGCAAAGTGCCTTGCCGGGTCAATTCCATTAGCAAGCCTAGCGGCGATGTGGCCATCCTCAAACTCCAATTGCCAGCTGCTGAACGCTTTCAATTCCTGGCTGGGCAGTATTTAGAATTTCTCCTAAAGGATGGTCAACGCCGCGCCTACTCGATTGCTAATGCGCCAGAGCAAGAGGGTCCACTTGAATTGCATATTCGCCATTTACCAGGCGGCTTATTTACAGATTTTGTTTTTGGTGCCGTTACTCCTGCATTAAAAGAAAAGGATATCCTGCGCTTTGAAGGCCCATTAGGCAGCTTCTTCTTGAGAGAAGACTCTAAAAAACCGATTATTTTTGTTGCAGCGGGCACTGGCTTTGCCCCCATCAAATCGATCATCGAGCAAATGCAGGCGAAGAAAATTGCGCGCCCTATTCATCTTTACTGGGGTGGACGCCGTCCCAGCGATTTGTACTTGGATGATCTGTGCAAAGTTTGGGAACAAGAAATTGCCGACTTTAAGTACATTCCGGTAATTTCTGATGGGTTAGCGGAAGATAACTGGCAAGGTCGCACTGGGTTTGTGCACCAAGCAGCCATGGCAGACCATCCTGACATGAAGGACTTTCAGGTGTACGCCTGTGGTGCGCCAGTGATGGTCAATGCCGCCAGAGATGACTTTTCATCTAAATGTCATCTACCTGAGGAAGAATTCTTTGCAGACTCTTTTACTAGCGCAGCGGATTTAGCGACCGCCTAA
- a CDS encoding acetylornithine transaminase, protein MNKPNQTIDTHSVMFITPRPEVIMVEGKGSWLTDNNGKRYLDFLQGWAVNCLGHGNPGMIEALNVQAKKLINPSPAFYNEPMIGLSNLLTENSCFNKVFFANSGAEANEGAIKLARKWGQLNKSGAFEIITFDHSFHGRTLATMSASGKPNWDTMFAPQVAGFPKADLNDLESVKKLVTDKTVAVMLEPVQGEGGVIPATKEFMLELRKFTKENNILLIADEVQAGCGRTGTLFAYQNYGIEPDIMTLGKGIGGGVPLAALLATDAVACFVPGDQGGTYNGNPLMTAVGISVIEQLLAPGFLDSVKAKGELLKSELLKLCAEFNLEGERGEGLLRALMLGKDIGPKLVELARDRGPEGLLINSPRPNLLRFMPALNVSDDEIRQMCNMLRELLKEVA, encoded by the coding sequence ATGAATAAGCCAAACCAGACTATTGATACTCACTCAGTCATGTTTATTACCCCACGTCCAGAGGTAATCATGGTCGAAGGTAAAGGTTCATGGCTAACGGACAACAATGGCAAGCGCTACTTGGACTTCTTACAGGGTTGGGCGGTAAATTGCTTAGGTCATGGTAACCCCGGAATGATTGAGGCACTCAACGTACAAGCAAAGAAGTTAATCAATCCAAGTCCTGCGTTCTATAACGAACCTATGATTGGTTTATCCAATCTCTTGACTGAGAACAGCTGCTTCAACAAAGTCTTTTTTGCGAATAGCGGTGCAGAAGCTAATGAAGGCGCAATTAAACTCGCTCGTAAATGGGGTCAACTCAATAAATCTGGTGCCTTTGAAATCATCACCTTTGATCATAGTTTTCATGGTCGTACATTGGCAACCATGAGCGCCTCCGGAAAACCTAACTGGGATACGATGTTTGCCCCACAGGTAGCAGGCTTTCCTAAAGCAGACTTGAATGATTTAGAGTCGGTGAAAAAACTAGTAACTGATAAAACAGTAGCTGTCATGCTTGAACCTGTTCAAGGTGAGGGCGGCGTCATTCCAGCGACTAAAGAATTTATGCTTGAACTGCGTAAGTTCACCAAAGAAAACAATATCCTCTTAATCGCCGATGAAGTGCAAGCCGGCTGCGGCCGTACTGGCACCCTCTTTGCTTACCAAAACTACGGTATCGAGCCAGACATCATGACCTTAGGTAAAGGTATTGGTGGTGGCGTCCCATTGGCAGCCTTATTGGCAACCGATGCAGTCGCTTGCTTTGTGCCGGGCGATCAAGGGGGTACTTACAACGGTAATCCACTCATGACCGCTGTCGGTATTAGCGTCATTGAGCAGCTGTTAGCTCCAGGATTTTTGGATAGCGTTAAAGCCAAAGGTGAATTACTCAAATCAGAGCTACTCAAACTTTGTGCAGAATTTAATTTGGAAGGTGAGCGTGGTGAAGGCTTGTTACGCGCCCTCATGCTTGGCAAAGATATTGGCCCAAAATTGGTTGAGCTAGCGCGTGATCGCGGCCCTGAGGGATTGCTGATTAATTCACCAAGACCAAATTTGTTACGCTTTATGCCGGCATTAAATGTGTCTGATGATGAGATTCGTCAGATGTGCAATATGCTGCGCGAGTTACTCAAAGAAGTGGCTTAA
- a CDS encoding ABC transporter ATP-binding protein, with protein sequence MMSSLLNVKDLKVSYGGINAVKGIDLHVNQGELVALIGANGAGKSSSLKAIAGLLTPSAGEIDFANHLTKKLPAYELVRLGLGMVPEGRGVFKRMTILENLQMGAYLKTDAKEIERKLEEVYSYFPRLKERLSQLAGTLSGGEQQMVAMGRAMMAEPKLLLLDEPSMGLSPIMVETIFDVVRSLSASGMTILLVEQNARLALQMADRAYVMESGLITLSGSGKELLEDPRVRTAYLGE encoded by the coding sequence TTGATGAGCTCCTTACTAAATGTAAAAGATCTCAAAGTATCCTATGGTGGAATTAACGCCGTTAAGGGAATTGATCTGCACGTCAATCAAGGCGAGCTTGTTGCATTAATTGGCGCCAATGGCGCCGGTAAGAGCTCGAGCTTGAAAGCGATTGCAGGTTTATTAACGCCTTCCGCTGGCGAGATTGATTTTGCAAATCATCTTACGAAAAAATTGCCGGCCTACGAATTGGTTCGCTTGGGGTTGGGTATGGTGCCAGAGGGTCGTGGCGTCTTTAAGCGCATGACTATTCTAGAAAACTTACAGATGGGCGCTTACTTAAAAACGGATGCTAAAGAAATCGAGCGCAAGCTTGAAGAGGTGTATTCGTATTTTCCGAGGCTGAAGGAGCGCTTATCTCAGTTGGCAGGCACCCTCTCTGGAGGTGAGCAGCAAATGGTGGCAATGGGTAGGGCAATGATGGCCGAACCTAAGTTACTGCTACTGGATGAGCCATCAATGGGTCTCTCGCCGATTATGGTTGAAACGATTTTTGATGTGGTTCGCAGCTTATCTGCCAGTGGAATGACTATTTTGTTGGTGGAGCAGAATGCCCGTCTCGCTTTGCAGATGGCGGATCGCGCTTATGTCATGGAGAGCGGCTTAATCACTCTCAGTGGGTCTGGAAAAGAGTTGCTAGAGGATCCTAGGGTAAGAACTGCCTACCTCGGTGAGTAG
- a CDS encoding ABC transporter ATP-binding protein — MSAPLLLDVADVSKRFGGVQALDSVGLQVPQGSIVGLIGPNGAGKTTFFNVITGLYPADSGIFLFDGKSYFPESVSEVTKSGLARTFQNIRLFGEMSVLENVMVGCHCRTKAGLLGAIFRFPSAKREEQAIRDKAHKLLAYVGLSEFAQIEARNLSYGHQRRLEIARALATEPKLLALDEPAAGMNATEKLELRELLLRIRADGKTILLIEHDVSLVMGICDSLTVLDYGKVIAAGKPADVRVHPEVIRAYLGQGAA, encoded by the coding sequence ATGAGCGCCCCCTTGCTTTTGGATGTGGCGGATGTATCAAAGCGCTTTGGTGGAGTTCAGGCTCTAGACTCTGTTGGTCTGCAAGTACCGCAGGGATCGATTGTTGGCTTAATCGGCCCTAATGGCGCTGGTAAGACTACTTTCTTTAACGTCATTACTGGTTTATATCCGGCAGATTCAGGAATCTTTTTGTTTGATGGCAAATCGTATTTTCCGGAATCGGTATCCGAGGTAACTAAGTCTGGCTTAGCCAGAACTTTTCAAAATATTCGTCTCTTTGGGGAAATGTCTGTTCTTGAAAATGTGATGGTGGGTTGTCACTGTCGCACTAAGGCCGGTTTACTTGGAGCGATTTTCCGCTTTCCATCCGCCAAACGTGAAGAACAAGCGATACGAGATAAGGCGCATAAGCTATTGGCTTATGTTGGCCTAAGCGAGTTTGCCCAGATAGAAGCGCGTAACCTTTCTTATGGCCATCAGCGTCGTCTTGAGATAGCGAGGGCTTTAGCCACTGAGCCCAAGCTCCTGGCGCTTGATGAGCCCGCTGCTGGTATGAATGCAACTGAGAAATTAGAGCTGCGAGAATTGCTATTGCGTATCCGTGCTGATGGCAAAACAATTTTGTTGATTGAGCACGATGTGAGTTTGGTCATGGGGATTTGCGACAGCTTGACGGTGCTAGATTACGGCAAGGTAATTGCCGCCGGAAAGCCGGCGGATGTCCGCGTGCATCCGGAAGTCATTAGAGCTTATCTTGGTCAGGGGGCCGCTTGA
- a CDS encoding ABC transporter permease subunit, with protein MWLGVVALVLLPWVVGAGGGNYWVRVLDFALLYIVLALGLNVVVGFAGLLDLGYIAFYALGAYSFALLASPHLPTQFASIAASFPEGMHFSPWMVAVFSIILAALFGLILGLPTLQLRGDYLAIVTLGFGEIIRIFMNNLDRPLNLTNGPKGISGIDPLQLFDIPFTRPLDLGFIQIPGLYLVFYLFLALAVAVAIVCLHLQDSRIGRAWIAIREDEIAAKAMGINTRNMKLLAFAIGASFAGVAGVLFSAFQGFVSPESFTLWESIVVLAMVVLGGIGHIPGVILGAVLLAVFPEVLRGIAQPVQLFLFGHVIVDVEIIRQLIYGLALILIMLYRPGGIWQKRGGGR; from the coding sequence ATATGGCTTGGTGTAGTTGCTTTAGTTCTCTTGCCTTGGGTTGTAGGCGCGGGAGGCGGTAACTACTGGGTGCGCGTACTGGATTTTGCTTTGCTCTATATCGTTTTAGCCCTGGGTTTAAATGTTGTAGTGGGCTTTGCGGGTCTATTGGATTTAGGCTACATCGCCTTTTATGCATTAGGCGCTTACAGCTTCGCTCTATTGGCATCCCCGCACTTACCAACTCAGTTTGCAAGTATTGCGGCGAGCTTTCCAGAGGGTATGCACTTTTCACCCTGGATGGTTGCAGTGTTCTCGATTATATTGGCCGCCTTATTTGGCTTGATCTTAGGTTTGCCTACCTTGCAGTTACGTGGCGATTATTTGGCAATCGTCACCTTGGGATTTGGTGAGATTATTCGCATCTTCATGAATAACCTCGATCGTCCTTTAAATCTCACTAATGGACCTAAGGGAATTTCTGGCATTGATCCACTGCAATTATTTGACATCCCATTTACCAGGCCCCTAGATCTTGGCTTCATCCAAATCCCTGGTTTATATCTAGTGTTCTATCTATTCCTGGCATTAGCGGTTGCAGTAGCAATCGTTTGTCTGCATTTACAAGACTCACGTATAGGGCGCGCCTGGATTGCAATTCGTGAAGATGAGATTGCTGCTAAAGCGATGGGTATCAATACCCGCAATATGAAATTACTTGCTTTTGCCATAGGCGCTTCATTTGCCGGGGTGGCAGGGGTCTTATTTTCAGCCTTTCAGGGCTTTGTTTCTCCGGAATCATTCACGCTGTGGGAGTCCATCGTTGTTTTGGCTATGGTGGTTCTTGGTGGTATCGGCCATATTCCAGGGGTAATCTTGGGTGCGGTTTTATTGGCAGTCTTTCCAGAAGTTTTGCGCGGCATTGCCCAGCCAGTGCAGCTGTTTCTGTTTGGTCATGTGATTGTCGATGTTGAAATCATTCGCCAATTAATTTATGGCTTGGCTCTAATTTTGATCATGCTCTATAGACCTGGCGGCATTTGGCAAAAGCGTGGAGGTGGAAGATGA
- a CDS encoding branched-chain amino acid ABC transporter permease has product MDILLQQIINGLVLGSIYALIALGYTMVYGVLGIINFAHGEVLMIGAMVSLSLLRLILNLTSDLPGWLTLLIVLPVTMAVCAGLSYWIERIAYRPLRNAPRLAPLISAIGMSILLQTIAMMIWSRNPMTYPQLLPSVPIDLWGSGATITGKEIVIIVVALVVMAGLLFLVEKTKLGRAMRATAEQTQIAALMGVNPNRVISITFMLGGALAGLAGVMIASNYGNVHFYMGFIPGLKAFTAAVLGGIGNLQGAMLGGLLLGLIESLGAGYIGELTGGVFGSNYQDIFAFLVLILVLVLRPTGLLGEKVSDRA; this is encoded by the coding sequence ATGGACATTCTTCTTCAGCAGATCATTAATGGCTTAGTGCTTGGAAGCATCTATGCTTTGATCGCGCTGGGATACACCATGGTCTATGGTGTTCTGGGCATTATTAATTTTGCGCATGGCGAAGTATTGATGATTGGTGCGATGGTATCGCTGTCACTCTTGCGCTTGATTCTGAACTTAACCAGTGATTTACCGGGATGGCTTACGCTGCTAATTGTGTTGCCGGTGACGATGGCGGTATGCGCTGGGCTCAGTTATTGGATTGAGCGTATTGCCTATCGTCCCCTACGCAATGCTCCTCGTTTAGCGCCTTTGATCTCAGCGATTGGCATGTCTATTTTGTTGCAAACCATTGCGATGATGATTTGGTCGCGCAATCCAATGACCTATCCGCAATTATTGCCTTCTGTGCCGATCGATTTATGGGGTAGCGGCGCTACCATTACTGGTAAAGAAATTGTGATCATTGTCGTCGCCTTAGTGGTGATGGCTGGGCTGTTATTCCTAGTGGAAAAAACAAAGCTTGGTAGAGCCATGCGTGCTACGGCTGAGCAAACTCAAATTGCCGCACTCATGGGTGTCAATCCGAATCGCGTCATCTCTATTACATTTATGTTGGGTGGTGCATTGGCCGGCTTAGCGGGCGTCATGATTGCTAGCAACTATGGCAATGTCCATTTTTATATGGGTTTCATTCCGGGCCTTAAAGCATTTACTGCAGCCGTTCTGGGCGGCATTGGCAATCTTCAGGGCGCGATGTTGGGCGGTTTGCTCTTGGGCTTGATTGAATCCTTGGGTGCTGGATATATTGGTGAGCTCACTGGCGGAGTCTTTGGCTCTAACTACCAAGATATCTTTGCATTTCTGGTTTTGATCTTAGTACTTGTTTTGCGACCCACTGGTCTGTTGGGCGAGAAGGTTTCTGATCGTGCTTAA
- a CDS encoding branched-chain amino acid ABC transporter substrate-binding protein, which translates to MNKSHITFTRNALALAAAALLLAACGKGGDKTAAAPADSIEVKIGHVAPLTGPIAHLGKDNENGARLALEEINKAGLTIDGKKVVLTLVPEDDAEDPKTATQVAQKLVDAKVAGVVGHLNSGTSIPASRIYSDAGITQISPSATNPDYTKQGFKTTYRLVATDAQQGPALANYVANTLKAKTVAIIDDSTQYGKGLADEFEKTVKAAGMKVVTREASNNKATDFKAILTKIKGSKPDVIMYGGMDATGGPLTKQAAELGIKAKVVGGDGMCTEKLAELAGEAVVNVTCSEAGMALSKMAQGADFQKRYKERFNTDVQIYAPFTYDAVYVLVDSMKRANSTDPAKILAVMPDTKMQGLVGNIAFDNKGDMKEGVITLYDFKDKKKTVLEVIKM; encoded by the coding sequence ATGAACAAATCACACATTACTTTTACAAGAAATGCCCTTGCTTTAGCGGCGGCGGCCCTACTGCTGGCGGCTTGCGGCAAAGGTGGCGATAAGACTGCTGCAGCTCCAGCAGATAGTATTGAGGTCAAGATCGGTCACGTTGCCCCTTTAACTGGCCCCATTGCTCACTTGGGTAAGGACAATGAGAACGGCGCCCGCTTGGCACTTGAAGAAATCAATAAAGCAGGTTTAACGATTGATGGAAAAAAAGTAGTTCTTACTTTGGTGCCTGAAGATGATGCCGAAGATCCAAAGACTGCTACACAAGTTGCGCAAAAATTAGTGGATGCCAAAGTGGCAGGTGTAGTAGGTCATCTCAACTCTGGAACGAGTATTCCAGCTTCACGTATTTACAGCGATGCCGGTATTACCCAGATTTCTCCATCTGCAACGAATCCTGACTACACAAAGCAGGGCTTTAAGACAACTTATCGCTTAGTTGCTACGGATGCACAACAAGGGCCAGCATTGGCTAATTACGTTGCCAATACCTTGAAGGCAAAAACTGTTGCGATTATTGATGACTCTACTCAGTACGGCAAAGGTTTAGCTGATGAGTTTGAGAAAACAGTCAAGGCTGCTGGTATGAAAGTGGTGACTCGTGAAGCGAGCAACAACAAAGCAACGGATTTCAAAGCTATTCTGACCAAGATTAAAGGCAGCAAGCCTGATGTCATCATGTACGGCGGCATGGATGCTACTGGTGGCCCCTTAACTAAACAAGCTGCTGAGTTGGGTATTAAGGCAAAGGTCGTTGGTGGTGATGGTATGTGTACCGAGAAGCTTGCAGAGTTGGCTGGCGAGGCTGTAGTAAATGTGACTTGCTCAGAAGCGGGTATGGCTTTATCGAAGATGGCACAAGGGGCTGATTTCCAGAAGCGTTACAAAGAGCGCTTTAATACTGATGTACAAATTTATGCGCCTTTTACCTATGACGCTGTCTATGTTTTAGTAGATTCGATGAAGCGCGCAAATTCAACCGATCCTGCCAAGATTTTGGCCGTCATGCCTGATACCAAAATGCAAGGCTTGGTAGGCAATATTGCTTTTGATAATAAGGGCGATATGAAAGAGGGCGTAATTACTTTGTATGATTTCAAAGACAAAAAGAAAACAGTTCTTGAAGTTATTAAGATGTAA
- the ispH gene encoding 4-hydroxy-3-methylbut-2-enyl diphosphate reductase yields MSTPDNAEILMAQPRGFCAGVDRAINIVNEALIRFGAPIYVRHEIVHNAYVVNELRDKGAVFVEELHEVPKGGIVVFSAHGVSQEVRKDAEARGLQVYDATCPLVTKVHLEVVKMCKDGFTVLMIGHAGHPEVEGTMGQVKEGVFLIEKVRDIDSLVFPADEKIAFVTQTTLSVDETKEIVEALTKKFPHIVQPRKQDICYATQNRQDAVKFMAPQVELVIVVGSATSSNSNRLRELSEKLGVPSYMVDAPEQLKPEWFVGKKRIGLTAGASAPESLAQSIVSRIQEFGPRSVRALDGVVEDVTFSLPKNLVG; encoded by the coding sequence ATGAGCACTCCCGATAACGCAGAAATTTTGATGGCTCAACCGCGTGGGTTTTGCGCGGGCGTAGATCGCGCTATCAATATTGTGAACGAGGCGCTCATTCGTTTCGGTGCACCAATATATGTGCGACATGAGATTGTTCACAATGCCTACGTGGTGAATGAGTTGCGCGATAAGGGCGCAGTATTTGTAGAGGAATTGCATGAAGTTCCTAAAGGCGGCATCGTTGTATTTAGTGCGCACGGTGTTTCTCAGGAAGTGCGTAAGGATGCTGAAGCGCGAGGATTGCAGGTCTACGACGCTACGTGCCCCTTGGTTACCAAGGTTCATCTTGAAGTTGTCAAAATGTGCAAAGACGGCTTTACCGTATTGATGATTGGTCATGCAGGACACCCTGAGGTTGAGGGCACCATGGGGCAAGTAAAAGAAGGTGTTTTCTTAATTGAGAAAGTTAGGGATATTGATTCCTTAGTATTTCCGGCCGACGAGAAGATTGCATTTGTTACACAGACAACGCTCTCAGTAGATGAGACCAAGGAAATTGTTGAAGCGTTAACCAAAAAGTTTCCCCACATTGTCCAGCCTCGCAAACAAGATATTTGTTATGCCACCCAGAATCGTCAAGATGCTGTGAAATTCATGGCACCTCAAGTTGAGTTAGTTATTGTGGTCGGTAGTGCGACGAGTTCAAACTCCAATCGTCTGCGTGAGCTTTCTGAAAAGTTAGGCGTGCCGTCTTACATGGTGGATGCCCCAGAGCAACTTAAGCCAGAATGGTTTGTTGGCAAAAAACGGATAGGTTTAACTGCGGGCGCGTCTGCACCCGAAAGTTTGGCTCAATCCATTGTCAGTCGAATTCAGGAGTTTGGACCCAGAAGCGTACGTGCACTCGATGGCGTAGTTGAGGACGTTACCTTTTCCCTGCCGAAAAATTTAGTTGGTTGA
- a CDS encoding FKBP-type peptidyl-prolyl cis-trans isomerase → MTKLTVLPNSFLTLNYRLTLPSGEDYINTFIDRPATVLMGSGQFAPCFEKVLLGLGVGEKKSALLPPEESFGDRKEDLVQWVSLQALKEGRDDDVEFNPGDVIEFNAPGGAQYAGVLQSINDEGAWFDFNHPLAGRPVTFEAEIVAIL, encoded by the coding sequence ATGACTAAGCTTACCGTTTTGCCCAATTCCTTTCTGACTCTCAACTATCGGCTCACACTGCCTAGTGGGGAGGATTACATCAACACTTTTATTGATCGTCCTGCGACGGTTTTGATGGGGTCTGGACAATTTGCTCCTTGCTTTGAAAAAGTCTTACTTGGTTTAGGCGTGGGTGAGAAAAAAAGTGCATTGCTTCCACCCGAAGAAAGTTTTGGTGATCGTAAAGAGGATTTAGTGCAATGGGTATCTTTGCAGGCTCTCAAAGAAGGTCGCGATGACGATGTGGAATTTAATCCTGGTGATGTGATTGAGTTCAACGCGCCAGGCGGTGCTCAGTATGCGGGTGTATTGCAGTCGATCAATGATGAGGGTGCGTGGTTTGACTTTAATCATCCTCTTGCAGGAAGACCGGTGACATTTGAGGCAGAGATTGTGGCGATTCTATAA
- the radC gene encoding RadC family protein: MIVSRPAQAVHSPITDWPKNEQPREKLRLNGAKALSDAELLAIFLRVGVKGKSAVALAKDLLHHFGSLPKLLASTPHEFTRIHGVGLSKWSQIQAAYELVKRSLEDGLTQDPIFSSPNHVREFLQAKIGRLPHEVFLCLYLDSRLHLIECEELFRGSITQTAIYPREILKEALAKNASALIVAHNHPSGNPLPSVADQELTKILANALQMVDIQLLDHCIVSGSGFFSFSDSGLMSIGNK; encoded by the coding sequence GTGATTGTATCTAGGCCTGCGCAGGCTGTGCACTCCCCGATTACAGACTGGCCAAAAAATGAGCAGCCCCGGGAAAAACTCCGCTTAAATGGCGCCAAGGCACTTTCTGATGCGGAACTACTGGCCATATTTTTGCGGGTAGGGGTAAAGGGTAAAAGTGCCGTTGCTCTAGCCAAAGATCTACTGCATCATTTTGGCAGCCTACCTAAGCTTCTAGCCAGCACACCCCACGAATTCACCCGCATTCATGGCGTAGGGCTATCTAAATGGTCGCAAATTCAAGCAGCATATGAGCTGGTTAAACGCAGCCTGGAAGATGGTCTTACCCAAGACCCCATCTTTTCATCACCTAACCACGTGAGAGAGTTCTTGCAGGCCAAAATTGGACGCCTGCCCCACGAGGTATTTCTGTGCCTGTATTTGGACTCCCGCCTGCACCTGATTGAATGTGAGGAGCTTTTTAGAGGGTCTATTACCCAAACAGCCATCTACCCTCGGGAAATCCTAAAAGAAGCCCTTGCCAAGAATGCCAGTGCCCTGATCGTGGCGCACAACCACCCTAGCGGCAACCCATTGCCTAGCGTCGCCGACCAGGAACTCACCAAAATACTAGCAAATGCCTTGCAAATGGTTGATATTCAACTTCTCGACCATTGCATTGTGAGTGGCAGTGGTTTTTTCTCTTTTTCAGACTCCGGTCTTATGAGTATTGGCAATAAATGA
- the rpmB gene encoding 50S ribosomal protein L28 — MAKVCQVTGKKPMVGNNVSHANNKTKRRFLPNLQNRRFWVESENRWISLRLTNAGLRVIDKNGIDAVLSDLRARGEI, encoded by the coding sequence ATGGCAAAAGTTTGCCAAGTCACTGGGAAGAAGCCGATGGTTGGCAACAATGTATCCCATGCAAACAATAAAACGAAGCGTCGCTTTTTGCCGAATTTGCAAAATCGTCGTTTTTGGGTTGAATCTGAAAACCGCTGGATTAGCTTGCGCTTAACCAATGCTGGTTTGCGCGTTATCGACAAAAACGGTATTGATGCTGTGTTGTCTGATCTTCGTGCACGTGGCGAAATTTAA
- the rpmG gene encoding 50S ribosomal protein L33, with translation MAKGGREKIKLESSAGTGHFYTTSKNKRTKPEKMEIMKFDPTIRKHVAYKETKLK, from the coding sequence ATGGCTAAAGGCGGCAGAGAAAAAATCAAGTTAGAGTCATCAGCAGGTACTGGTCACTTCTATACAACTTCAAAAAACAAGCGTACAAAGCCTGAGAAAATGGAGATCATGAAGTTCGATCCAACCATTCGCAAGCACGTTGCTTACAAAGAAACAAAGCTGAAGTAA